The following coding sequences lie in one Pseudomonas svalbardensis genomic window:
- a CDS encoding ABC transporter permease, whose protein sequence is MNAVWNMARKEFSDGLRNRWLLAISVLFAVLAIGIAWLGAAASGQLGFTSVPATIASLASLATFLMPLIALLLAYDAIVGEDESGTLLLLLTYPLGRGQILLGKFVGHGLILALATLIGFGCAMLAIAVLVDDVELSLLLWAFGRFMASSTLLGWGFLGLAYVLSSVSAEKSTAAGLALGVWFFFVLVFDLALLALLVLSEGQFNPKVLPWLLLLNPADIYRLINLSGFEPGTSTAGVLTLGSDLPMPGLMLWLCLSLWVAVPLGSAWLLFRRRAT, encoded by the coding sequence ATGAACGCTGTCTGGAACATGGCCCGCAAGGAATTCAGCGACGGTTTGCGCAATCGCTGGTTGTTGGCGATCAGTGTGTTGTTCGCGGTGCTGGCCATCGGCATCGCCTGGCTGGGCGCCGCGGCCTCCGGGCAATTGGGCTTCACGTCGGTCCCGGCCACCATCGCCAGCCTGGCCAGTCTGGCGACGTTTTTGATGCCGTTGATTGCGTTGCTGTTGGCCTATGACGCCATCGTCGGCGAAGACGAAAGCGGCACGTTGCTGCTGTTGCTGACGTACCCCTTGGGTCGCGGGCAGATTCTGCTGGGCAAGTTTGTCGGCCACGGGTTGATCCTGGCGCTGGCGACACTGATCGGTTTCGGCTGCGCCATGCTGGCCATCGCCGTGCTGGTGGACGATGTCGAACTGAGCCTGCTGCTCTGGGCTTTTGGCCGGTTCATGGCGTCGTCGACATTGCTGGGCTGGGGTTTTCTGGGGCTGGCCTATGTGCTGAGCAGTGTGTCGGCCGAGAAGTCCACGGCGGCCGGGCTGGCGTTGGGTGTCTGGTTCTTCTTCGTGCTGGTGTTCGACCTGGCACTGCTGGCGCTGTTGGTGCTCAGCGAAGGGCAGTTCAACCCGAAAGTGCTGCCCTGGTTGCTGCTGCTCAACCCCGCTGACATCTATCGCCTGATCAACCTCTCCGGTTTTGAACCCGGCACCAGTACCGCGGGTGTGCTGACGCTGGGCAGCGATTTGCCGATGCCCGGCTTGATGCTCTGGCTGTGCCTGTCGCTGTGGGTGGCGGTGCCATTGGGCTCGGCCTGGCTGTTGTTTCGTCGCCGGGCGACATGA